The DNA region GAACAGCGCCACCCTGCGCGTCGTCGCGCCGTTGGCGACGCCGCCGTAGTCTGGGAGGTCACCGGGATTGAAGTCATCAGGCACAGTGGACAATGGCACAACCACGTCAAATGCCATGATGCGGTCGGTCTCACCGAAGACCTGCGGGCCGGGGATATCGCCGCCGAAGGGTTCGTCGCCCCCGATATTCTTCATGATGACCCGCTTGCCATTTAGAGCCCAGCCGGAAAAATCGAACACGATGTCATAGCGCCCGCCAGGCTCGAACACCAGCGTGTCGGTCTGGGCTGGCGTACCGAGACCCTGGTCGCTGCCGATGATCCAGAACGGGATGGGCGAGCTAGCGTTCGTGAAACCGGTATCACCGGCGTTGACGGCCACAAACTGCAGAACCATGAGCCGGGAATCGCTGCCGTTCAGCAGCCGCATGCGGTAGTTGCGTGGCTCCACGTCGGTTTTGGGCCAGATCTTGCCGTTGACCACCATGTGGTCGCCGAAGATTGCCCGGCATGCCGGTATCAGACTCGTCACGGATGAAGTAGAATCCCGCCAACCCTGCGTAGACGTTTAGCCGCGTGAGGCCCAAGGCGTGGTCGTGGTACCAGAGGTTTCCGGCCGGCACGGCATTGTTGTAGCGGAAGGTGTTGGTGAAGCCGCCCTGCACAAAATCCCACTGCGGACCCTTTACGCTGCCGTCGGGGCTGTAGAAGAACTCCGGATTGCCGTCGAACTGAAAGTCGCTGTTTCCGCCGTGGAGATGGGTTATGATGGGCACCCCGTCCTTTTTGATGCTGAACTGTCTGTAATCGACGCCGTTGGCCGAGCTAGCTCCGTGGAGGGAGTAGCACCAGTGCAGGTTGGTATCCACGGGAAGCAGGTGTTTCTCGCCCTGGAGTTCGTTTTCCCACCTCACCACGGTCTCATCCGCACCGCCGGCAGATGTACTCATTACCTGAAAGGTCTGCCCGGGCCAGGACACGGTGTCCCTACCATAGCCCCAAACCTTTGTCTTTAGCCTCCGGCCATTTTTCGGGTCGATAAGGCCGGTTTCCTGCACGGTCTCTCTTATCGCTATGCTGAAATTCGGCTTTTGAACGGGTCCGCCGTTCTCGTTTAAGTCCTTGAACAGAAAAGCAGGGTCCAGTG from Nitrospirota bacterium includes:
- a CDS encoding multicopper oxidase domain-containing protein, with the protein product MKKEQFKMTRRQLLKAGMVCGGGLMLPLRFLPAKAFAAPAASGLSDPALQPKFVELAPNALDPAFLFKDLNENGGPVQKPNFSIAIRETVQETGLIDPKNGRRLKTKVWGYGRDTVSWPGQTFQVMSTSAGGADETVVRWENELQGEKHLLPVDTNLHWCYSLHGASSANGVDYRQFSIKKDGVPIITHLHGGNSDFQFDGNPEFFYSPDGSVKGPQWDFVQGGFTNTFRYNNAVPAGNLWYHDHALGLTRLNVYAGLAGFYFIRDESDTGMPGNLRRPHGGQRQDLAQNRRGATQLPHAAAERQRFPAHGSAVCGRQRR